The Triticum dicoccoides isolate Atlit2015 ecotype Zavitan chromosome 6A, WEW_v2.0, whole genome shotgun sequence genome has a window encoding:
- the LOC119316161 gene encoding G-type lectin S-receptor-like serine/threonine-protein kinase SD2-5, translated as KLATEQFREKLGEGGFGSVFEGQLGDERIAVKRLDHAGHGEKEFLAEVHTIGSIHHINLVRLVGFCAEKSRRLLVYEYMAKGSLDRWIYCRHDSNAPPLDWRTRCKIIANVAKGLSYLHEECTKRIVHLDIKPQNILLDENFNAKISDFGLCKLIDRDTSEVVTRMRGTPGYLAPEWLTSQITEKADVYSFGVVVMEIISGRKNLDTSQPEESIHLITLLEEKVKSDQLADLVDKQSDDMEVNKQEVIRMMRMAMWCLQIDCKKRPKMSEVVKVLEGTINTESNIDYKFVATTPVNFGVAGDACSSAPPLASDVSGPR; from the coding sequence aaacttgcaaccgaGCAATTCAGGGAAAAGCTCGGCGAGGGAGGATTTGGGTCTGTTTTTGAAGGACAGCTTGGTGATGAAAGAATTGCAGTAAAACGTTTGGATCATGCTGGTCATGGAGAAAAggaatttttggcagaggttcataCAATTGGCAGCATCCATCATATAAATTTGGTGAGATTGGTTGGTTTCTGTGCCGAGAAGTCAAGGAGGCTCTTGGTTTATGAGTATATGGCCAAAGGATCCTTGGACAGGTGGATCTATTGTCGGCATGACAGCAATGCTCCTCCTCTGGATTGGAGGACGCGTTGTAAGATTATTGCTAACGTCGCTAAAGGCCTGTCTTATCTTCACGAGGAGTGCACCAAAAGAATTGTTCATTTGGATATCAAACCGCAGAATATCCTCTTGGATGAAAACTTCAATGCCAAAATTTCTGATTTTGGACTATGCAAGCTCATTGACAGGGATACGAGTGAAGTGGTTACTAGAATGAGAGGCACACCTGGCTATTTGGCTCCTGAATGGTTGACATCGCAGATCACGGAAAAGGCCGATGTCTACAGCTTTGGCGTTGTGGTCATGGAAATAATCAGTGGAAGAAAGAACCTCGACACCTCTCAGCCTGAAGAGAGCATCCATCTTATCACCCTATTGGAAGAAAAGGTGAAGAGTGATCAGTTAGCAGATCTAGTCGACAAGCAGAGTGACGACATGGAAGTGAACAAGCAAGAGGTGATTCGGATGATGAGGATGGCAATGTGGTGTTTGCAGATTGATTGCAAAAAGAGGCCGAAAATGTCAGAGGTTGTCAAAGTCTTGGAAGGCACCATAAACACAGAAAGCAACATAGATTATAAGTTTGTTGCAACGACTCCAGTGAACTTTGGCGTGGCAGGAGATGCATGCTCGTCAGCTCCACCTCTGGCTTCAGATGTATCAGGCCCCAGATGA